The following are encoded in a window of bacterium SCSIO 12643 genomic DNA:
- the rplU gene encoding 50S ribosomal protein L21, with product MYAIVEMAGQQFKVEKDQQVFVHRLDSKEGSKVTFDNVLLIDNGGKVNVGAPAIKGATVVATVLEHVKGDKVIVFKKKRRKGYKVRNGHRQYLTSVKIEAINEKGAKAAPKAAAKKETAPKKEAAPKKAAPKAAAKKEAAPKAETKKAAAKKPAAKKEDK from the coding sequence ATGTACGCAATCGTAGAGATGGCAGGGCAACAATTCAAAGTTGAAAAAGATCAACAAGTATTTGTTCACCGTTTAGATAGTAAAGAAGGATCAAAAGTTACTTTTGATAACGTTTTACTAATCGATAACGGAGGAAAAGTAAATGTTGGCGCCCCAGCTATAAAAGGTGCTACAGTAGTAGCTACCGTTCTTGAGCACGTAAAAGGCGATAAAGTAATCGTTTTCAAGAAAAAAAGAAGAAAAGGGTATAAAGTACGTAACGGTCACCGTCAGTATTTAACCTCAGTAAAAATCGAGGCGATTAACGAGAAAGGCGCTAAAGCTGCTCCTAAAGCTGCTGCTAAAAAAGAAACAGCTCCGAAGAAAGAAGCTGCACCTAAAAAAGCTGCACCAAAGGCCGCTGCTAAGAAAGAAGCCGCTCCTAAAGCTGAGACCAAAAAAGCTGCTGCTAAAAAGCCAGCTGCTAAGAAAGAAGACAAATAA
- the rpmA gene encoding 50S ribosomal protein L27: MAHKKGVGSSNNGRESASKRLGVKIFGGQAAIAGNIIVRQRGTKHHPGDNVGIGKDDTLYSLIDGTVKFTKKANNRSYVSVIPTEKN; the protein is encoded by the coding sequence ATGGCTCATAAGAAAGGTGTAGGTAGTTCTAATAACGGACGTGAATCAGCAAGTAAACGTTTAGGCGTGAAAATTTTTGGTGGACAAGCTGCCATTGCTGGAAATATTATTGTACGTCAAAGAGGTACAAAACATCACCCTGGAGATAACGTAGGTATCGGTAAAGATGATACTTTATACTCTCTAATTGATGGAACTGTAAAGTTTACTAAGAAAGCAAACAATAGATCATACGTTTCGGTTATTCCAACTGAGAAGAACTAG
- the serS gene encoding serine--tRNA ligase, with translation MLQVPYIRENKDLIIQRLKLRNLDAAEIIDKIIDTDKNRRETQKKLDETLASSNAKAKEIGMLFKQGKGAEANALKEETSKLKEESKQLQETFNNYSTELTQLLYQVPNVPNEIVPEGNSDEDNVEIFTAGTVPTLHDEAQPHWELTKKYSLIDFELGVKISGAGFPVYTGKGARIQRALVNFFLDNSTEMGYREVQPPLLINETSGYGTGQLPDKEGQMYHVGADDLYLIPTAEVPVTNIYRDVILDADQLPIKNTAYSQCFRREAGSYGSDVRGLNRLHQFDKVEIVQLVHPSKSYEALEEMVEYVKTLLEKLELPYRIVRLCGGDLGFTSALTYDFEVYSAAQDKWLEVSSVSNFETFQANRLKCRYRDENGKPQLVHTLNGSALAFPRILAALLENNQTPDGIKIPKALAKYTGFDMIS, from the coding sequence ATGCTTCAAGTACCATATATCAGAGAAAATAAAGATCTCATCATCCAGAGACTAAAACTAAGAAATCTGGATGCCGCTGAGATTATTGATAAAATCATTGACACGGATAAAAACCGTAGAGAAACCCAAAAAAAATTAGACGAGACATTAGCTTCTTCGAATGCTAAGGCTAAAGAAATAGGTATGCTTTTCAAGCAAGGAAAGGGTGCAGAAGCCAATGCATTAAAAGAAGAAACTTCAAAACTGAAGGAAGAATCTAAACAGCTTCAAGAAACATTCAATAATTATTCAACAGAACTTACGCAATTACTATATCAGGTTCCTAATGTCCCAAATGAAATTGTACCTGAAGGTAATTCTGATGAAGATAATGTAGAAATTTTCACTGCGGGCACCGTTCCAACTCTTCATGATGAAGCACAGCCACATTGGGAATTGACTAAAAAATATAGTCTGATTGATTTTGAATTAGGTGTTAAAATTTCAGGCGCAGGTTTTCCGGTATATACAGGAAAAGGCGCAAGAATTCAGCGTGCATTGGTCAACTTCTTTTTGGATAATTCTACAGAAATGGGCTACCGCGAGGTTCAACCACCTTTATTGATTAATGAAACTAGTGGATACGGAACTGGCCAATTACCAGATAAAGAAGGTCAAATGTATCACGTAGGTGCCGATGATTTATATCTCATCCCTACGGCAGAAGTTCCAGTGACCAATATTTACCGTGATGTTATTCTGGATGCAGATCAATTACCGATTAAAAACACCGCATATTCTCAGTGTTTTAGACGTGAGGCAGGATCTTATGGTTCTGATGTAAGAGGTTTAAACAGATTACATCAATTTGATAAAGTAGAAATTGTGCAACTGGTTCACCCTTCTAAATCTTATGAAGCTTTAGAAGAAATGGTCGAATATGTAAAAACACTACTTGAAAAATTAGAATTACCATATAGAATTGTAAGATTATGTGGAGGTGATTTAGGCTTTACTTCTGCTCTGACTTATGACTTTGAGGTATATTCTGCCGCACAGGATAAATGGTTAGAAGTAAGTTCTGTTTCTAACTTTGAGACTTTCCAGGCGAATCGTTTGAAGTGTCGTTACAGAGATGAAAACGGGAAACCTCAATTGGTACATACGCTAAATGGTTCTGCGTTAGCATTCCCTAGAATCTTAGCTGCGCTACTAGAAAACAATCAAACTCCTGATGGAATCAAAATTCCAAAAGCATTAGCTAAATATACAGGATTTGACATGATATCATAA